One Deltaproteobacteria bacterium genomic window carries:
- a CDS encoding DUF2760 domain-containing protein produces MAEQSRGGFAAVLIIMIVALASAAGNVEIFVHGGAGIVSFDEVTHALHQCAPCVIFLAGVPVVAGLVLAAWSMRRARRVVDPAPLIEGARPGSPSPDAALRMLALLQHEGRLIDFLEEDIAAYDDAQVGAAVRSIHEGCRKVLRERVQLQRVIEQDDGAIVDVPAGFDPATIRVTGNVTGAPPFRGTLQHGGWRAVKITLPESATDAAIVAPAEVEIS; encoded by the coding sequence ATGGCAGAGCAATCGCGCGGCGGCTTCGCCGCGGTGTTGATCATCATGATCGTCGCCCTCGCGTCCGCAGCGGGAAATGTGGAGATCTTCGTGCATGGCGGCGCGGGAATTGTATCATTCGACGAGGTGACTCACGCGCTTCATCAGTGTGCGCCGTGTGTCATCTTCCTTGCCGGCGTGCCGGTTGTGGCGGGTCTCGTGTTGGCCGCTTGGTCGATGCGGCGGGCGCGCCGCGTCGTCGATCCAGCGCCATTGATCGAGGGCGCGCGCCCGGGGTCACCATCACCCGATGCCGCGCTGCGCATGCTTGCCCTGCTGCAACACGAGGGTCGCTTGATCGACTTCCTCGAGGAAGATATCGCCGCCTACGACGACGCGCAGGTCGGCGCCGCCGTGCGTTCAATTCATGAAGGTTGCCGCAAAGTGTTGCGTGAGCGCGTCCAGCTTCAACGTGTGATTGAGCAGGACGACGGGGCCATCGTCGACGTGCCCGCCGGCTTTGATCCCGCCACCATCCGCGTTACCGGTAACGTTACCGGTGCGCCGCCGTTCCGCGGCACGCTGCAACACGGCGGCTGGCGCGCAGTCAAAATCACGCTCCCGGAGTCGGCAACCGACGCCGCCATCGTCGCGCCGGCCGAGGTGGAAATCTCCTAG
- the can gene encoding carbonate dehydratase produces the protein MSILQKLLDNNRQWAARMTAHDPDFFLRLLHQQSPKFLWIGCADSRVPANEIVGLQPGELFVHRNVANLVSHTDMNCLSVLQYAIEVLKVEHILVCGHYGCGGVHAALDPGEHGLIDNWLREIRLIASHNGKVLAVLDSDTARLDRLCELNVAEQAANVCSTTFVQQAWRRGQSLSVHGLIYRVSDGVLRDLGFAVTGPAGINSIHSQTGLVE, from the coding sequence ATGTCGATCTTGCAGAAGCTCCTCGACAACAACCGCCAGTGGGCGGCACGGATGACCGCGCACGACCCGGATTTTTTCCTTCGGCTCTTGCACCAGCAGTCGCCGAAGTTTCTGTGGATCGGTTGTGCCGATAGCCGCGTGCCGGCGAATGAGATCGTTGGGCTGCAGCCGGGCGAGCTGTTCGTGCATCGCAACGTCGCCAACCTGGTCAGCCATACTGACATGAACTGCCTGTCGGTGTTGCAGTACGCGATCGAGGTGCTGAAGGTGGAGCACATCCTCGTCTGTGGCCACTATGGCTGCGGCGGCGTACATGCGGCGCTGGATCCGGGTGAGCATGGGCTGATCGACAATTGGTTGCGCGAGATTCGGCTCATTGCGTCGCACAACGGCAAGGTTCTCGCCGTTCTCGACTCCGATACCGCGCGGCTCGACCGGCTGTGCGAGCTGAATGTTGCCGAGCAAGCCGCCAATGTCTGCTCGACCACGTTTGTGCAGCAGGCGTGGCGCCGGGGCCAATCACTCTCAGTGCACGGATTGATCTACCGTGTCAGCGACGGCGTCTTGCGCGACCTTGGCTTCGCCGTCACGGGTCCCGCGGGCATCAATTCGATCCATAGCCAGACCGGCCTCGTCGAGTAA
- a CDS encoding Hsp70 family protein, with amino-acid sequence MARYIVGIDLGTTNSAAAYVDTRDGARTIESFAIPQLVGEGSMAAQRTLPSFLYLAGEHELAPGALALPWDAARTYAVGEFARVQGARVPGRLVSSAKSWLCHGGVDRTARILPYGAPDDVKKVSPVDASARYLAHIRDAWDQRFPDAPLAQQDVVLTVPASFDEVARELTVAAAEKAGLPRLILLEEPQAAFYAWLSVNESDWQTRLADTRLVLVIDVGGGTTDFSLIATRDEGRGLILERLAVGDHLLLGGDNIDIALARLVEPRLGGKLDSQRWHALTNLCRTAKETLLADGAADEMPIRLIGRGKSVVGGVLTATLTRDEVERTVMEGYFPFVDPDAAPRKIARTGVQEWGLPFATEPEVPRHLAAFLRRHRADAVGDAAESLARPDAILFNGGALKPAQVRTRLRELIGRWCGQQHVSSGTREWQPTVLESVDLDLAVARGAAYYGLVRRGHGVRIGGGAARSYYLGIGGATNTANTIPALCLVHRGMEAGEPMEIAAPDFDVMTNQPVSFPLYASSTRSGEHAGQLVEAERDSLAELPPIRTVLRFGKKIGATRIPVHVVTQLTEVGTLEVWCHSQRSEHRWRLQFQLRDAVPLADETVAEERTADLVINDAQLEAALGALTNVFPSAGAPAGDPVKLGAAVEEALGASKDAWPLPTIRKLWDAVLASEGARGTTAAHEARWLNLAGFLLRPGFGHELDPWRIEQLWKLFSAGLHFPKAVQNRAEWWSMWKRVAGGLSRAQQQQLYNEAAPALLPRLKKKLKTRVGPQEIREYWQVVGSCEQLSAEVKAELGGELVSQIERGGTAALWALGRLGARAPFHGPLNCVVSPKVVAGWIARLLAPNPTKPETLVFTLVQLARCVDDRERDLDESVRRRVADAVHDLRGGHRAARLVTEFVALEAQERARVLDESLPAGLVIREG; translated from the coding sequence ATGGCTCGTTACATCGTCGGCATCGATCTTGGCACCACTAACTCGGCAGCGGCGTACGTCGACACTCGTGATGGCGCCCGCACGATCGAGTCGTTCGCCATTCCGCAACTCGTCGGCGAAGGATCGATGGCGGCGCAGCGCACGCTGCCGTCGTTCCTGTACTTGGCTGGCGAACACGAGCTGGCGCCGGGAGCGTTGGCGTTGCCGTGGGATGCCGCGCGAACGTACGCTGTCGGTGAGTTCGCGCGCGTGCAAGGCGCGCGGGTGCCAGGGCGCTTGGTCTCGTCGGCGAAATCGTGGCTGTGCCACGGCGGCGTCGATCGCACGGCGCGGATTCTCCCCTACGGCGCGCCCGACGACGTGAAAAAGGTCTCGCCGGTTGACGCGTCGGCGCGCTACCTCGCCCACATCCGCGACGCGTGGGATCAGCGGTTCCCCGATGCGCCGCTGGCGCAGCAGGATGTCGTGCTGACGGTGCCGGCGTCGTTCGACGAAGTCGCGCGCGAGCTGACTGTCGCCGCCGCCGAAAAGGCGGGCCTGCCGCGCCTGATCCTGCTCGAAGAGCCGCAAGCCGCGTTCTACGCCTGGCTGAGTGTGAATGAGTCGGACTGGCAGACGCGATTGGCCGACACGCGCTTGGTGTTGGTGATCGACGTCGGTGGTGGCACGACCGACTTCAGTTTGATCGCGACGCGTGACGAAGGGCGTGGGCTCATCCTTGAACGGCTGGCGGTGGGCGATCACTTGCTGCTCGGCGGCGACAACATCGACATCGCGCTGGCGCGCCTGGTCGAGCCGCGACTCGGCGGTAAGCTCGATAGCCAACGCTGGCATGCGCTCACCAATCTCTGCCGTACGGCGAAGGAAACGTTGCTCGCCGACGGCGCCGCGGACGAGATGCCGATCAGACTGATCGGGCGCGGCAAGTCAGTGGTCGGCGGCGTGTTGACGGCGACGCTGACGCGAGATGAAGTCGAACGCACGGTGATGGAGGGATATTTTCCGTTCGTTGACCCCGATGCCGCGCCGCGCAAGATCGCCCGCACGGGGGTGCAGGAGTGGGGGCTGCCGTTCGCGACCGAGCCTGAAGTCCCACGCCACCTCGCCGCATTCCTGCGGCGACATCGAGCGGACGCCGTCGGCGATGCGGCGGAGAGTTTGGCGCGCCCCGACGCCATTCTGTTCAACGGCGGCGCCCTCAAGCCAGCGCAAGTACGAACCCGTTTGCGCGAACTGATCGGTCGCTGGTGCGGTCAACAACACGTGTCGAGCGGCACGCGCGAGTGGCAACCCACGGTGCTGGAGAGCGTCGACCTCGATCTCGCGGTGGCGCGCGGTGCCGCGTACTACGGCTTGGTGCGGCGGGGGCACGGTGTGCGCATCGGCGGCGGCGCGGCGCGCTCGTACTATCTCGGCATCGGTGGCGCGACGAACACTGCAAACACGATCCCCGCGCTGTGCTTGGTCCATCGCGGCATGGAAGCGGGCGAGCCGATGGAGATCGCCGCGCCCGACTTCGATGTGATGACCAATCAGCCGGTGAGCTTTCCGCTCTACGCGTCGAGCACGCGCAGCGGCGAGCACGCGGGACAACTCGTCGAGGCCGAGCGCGACTCGCTCGCCGAGCTGCCGCCGATCCGGACCGTGCTACGTTTCGGCAAGAAGATTGGGGCGACGCGGATTCCGGTCCACGTGGTCACGCAGCTCACCGAGGTCGGTACGCTCGAAGTGTGGTGTCACTCGCAACGCAGCGAGCATCGCTGGCGCTTGCAGTTCCAACTGCGCGACGCTGTGCCGCTCGCCGACGAGACCGTGGCGGAAGAACGCACCGCCGACCTGGTGATCAACGACGCGCAATTGGAAGCGGCGCTCGGCGCGCTGACCAACGTGTTTCCATCTGCCGGCGCACCTGCGGGCGACCCGGTGAAGCTCGGCGCGGCAGTGGAGGAAGCCCTCGGCGCGAGTAAGGACGCCTGGCCGCTGCCAACGATCCGCAAGTTGTGGGACGCGGTGCTGGCCAGCGAAGGCGCGCGCGGCACCACCGCGGCGCACGAAGCGCGTTGGCTCAATCTCGCCGGTTTCCTGCTGCGGCCGGGCTTCGGTCACGAACTCGATCCGTGGCGCATCGAGCAACTGTGGAAGCTGTTCAGCGCCGGCCTGCACTTTCCCAAAGCGGTGCAGAACCGCGCCGAATGGTGGAGCATGTGGAAACGCGTGGCCGGCGGCTTGAGTCGCGCGCAGCAGCAGCAGCTTTACAATGAAGCGGCGCCGGCGCTGCTGCCGCGGCTCAAGAAGAAGTTGAAGACGCGTGTCGGTCCGCAAGAGATTCGCGAGTACTGGCAGGTGGTCGGCAGTTGCGAGCAACTCAGCGCCGAGGTGAAGGCTGAGTTGGGTGGCGAGTTGGTGAGTCAGATTGAAAGAGGCGGCACCGCGGCTTTGTGGGCGCTCGGCCGGCTCGGCGCGCGCGCGCCGTTTCACGGTCCACTCAATTGCGTGGTGAGTCCGAAAGTCGTCGCGGGATGGATCGCACGACTCCTCGCGCCGAACCCGACGAAGCCCGAGACGTTGGTGTTCACACTCGTGCAATTGGCGCGTTGCGTCGACGACCGCGAGCGCGACCTCGACGAGTCCGTGCGCCGCCGCGTCGCGGATGCGGTGCACGATCTACGCGGTGGACATCGCGCCGCGAGGCTGGTCACCGAGTTCGTCGCGCTCGAAGCCCAAGAACGCGCGCGCGTCCTCGACGAGTCGCTGCCGGCCGGGTTGGTGATTCGGGAGGGATAG
- the gltB gene encoding glutamate synthase large subunit, with product MSTPRRRLCPQGLYHPWFEHDACGVGFVANVKGVRSHDIVQKGLQILQNLTHRGACGCDPLTGDGAGLLLQIPHEFLKQACKPLRIALPAPGQYGVGMVFLPRNVRERNVCLETFEKIIHEEGQKFLGWRTVPVDENAPGPVARDGMPEIRQIFIGAARGVDDPATLERKLFVIRKRVEHAIRESDLKDSESFYLPSLSGRTICYKGLLLPNQIPAFYRDLNDPTFVSALALVHQRFSTNTFPSWDRAHPYRFIAHNGEINTLRGNINWMHAREKLFASPAFGDDIKKIVPIINLDTSDSGMFDNALELLMHTGRSLPHAVMMMIPEAWQKHESMSDTKRAFYEYHACLMEPWDGPASIAFTDGTVIGAVLDRNGLRPSRYVVTKDGLVVMASEVGVLDIPPQDIVLKNRLQPGRMFLVDTAQGRIVDDDELKESMAARQPYRKWLAQNLVKLDALPAADPKALPPACDTDSLLTRQQLFGYTLEDLRILMAPMALNGQEAVGSMGNDTPLAVLSDKPQLLFNYFKQLFAQVTNPPIDPIREELVMSLKSTIGSEQNLFDETAEHCHQLELENPVIGNADLARIKAVRNGKLRATTLPTLYKVRDGGAGLKAALDELCARASAAIEQGNTILVLSDRDTSETLAAIPSLLATAAVHHHLIREGTRTRCGLVVESGEPREVMHFALLVGYGAGAINPYLAGETLIDMVRSGQLKDVAEAVAIEHYLKAANKGLLKVMTKMGISTLQSYRGAQIFEAIGLNHELIDRYFTWTASRIEGVGLDVIAKECELRHHLAFEVSPSLDGDLDAGGFYQWRRRGEHHMYNPESIAKLQHATRAGNYKMFKQYSALVNDESQRLCTIRGLLRFKPGTPIPLDEVEPATEIVKRFKTGAMSLGSISREAHENLAIAMNRIGGKSNTGEGGEDPVRYQRDPNGDLRRSAIKQVASGRFGVTSYYLVNCDELQIKMAQGAKPGEGGQLPGHKVDEYIAKIRYSTPGVGLISPPPHHDIYSIEDLAQLIHDLKNSNDRARISVKLVAEVGVGTVAAGVSKAKADVVLISGDSGGTGASPLTSIKHAGIPWELGLAETQQVLVMNDLRGRIRVETDGQLKTGRDVAVAALLGAEEFGFASSALVASGCIMMRVCHLNTCPVGIATQDPVLRKKFEGKPEHVINFMMFIAEELREIMAELGFRSVEEMIGRVDQLDASDTVDHWKGKGVDLTQILHRPEAGANVAIHCVQSQDHGLERALDNQIIELAKPALERKEKVEFSLPIRNVNRTVGTMLSAEISRRHGIEGLPPDTITIHLKGSAGQSFASFLAPGVSITLEGDANDYFGKGLSGGRIVIFPPKESTFVPEENSIVGNVSLYGATGGEVFLRGMAGERFAVRNSGVTAVVEGVGDHGCEYMTKGTVVVLGKAGRNFAAGMSGGVAYVLDADGTFKTRCNMGMVEIDPLTPHDVETLHALIRRHYDYTQSAVAWRMLSGWKEYAPQFAKVMPVEYRNILAKQHLNSDAAKLASI from the coding sequence ATGAGCACACCGAGGCGGCGACTGTGCCCGCAAGGGCTGTATCACCCGTGGTTCGAGCACGACGCGTGCGGCGTCGGCTTCGTGGCCAATGTCAAAGGTGTCCGCTCGCACGACATCGTGCAGAAGGGGTTGCAGATTCTCCAGAACCTCACCCACCGCGGCGCCTGCGGCTGCGATCCGTTGACCGGCGACGGCGCCGGCCTGCTATTGCAGATACCGCACGAATTTCTCAAGCAGGCGTGCAAACCGCTGCGCATCGCCCTACCCGCCCCCGGTCAGTACGGCGTCGGCATGGTGTTCCTGCCGCGCAACGTGCGCGAGCGCAACGTCTGCCTCGAAACCTTCGAGAAGATCATCCACGAAGAAGGGCAGAAGTTTCTTGGCTGGCGCACCGTGCCGGTCGACGAGAACGCGCCGGGACCCGTGGCACGCGACGGGATGCCCGAGATCCGCCAGATCTTCATCGGCGCCGCCCGCGGCGTTGACGATCCGGCAACGCTGGAGCGCAAACTGTTCGTCATCCGCAAACGTGTCGAGCACGCGATTCGCGAGTCCGATTTGAAGGACTCGGAGAGCTTCTACCTGCCGAGCCTCTCGGGACGCACGATTTGTTACAAAGGCCTGCTGCTGCCGAACCAGATTCCGGCCTTCTATCGCGACTTGAACGACCCGACGTTCGTCAGCGCGCTGGCGCTGGTGCACCAGCGCTTCAGCACCAACACCTTCCCGTCATGGGACCGGGCGCATCCCTATCGCTTCATCGCCCACAACGGCGAGATCAACACGCTGCGCGGCAACATCAACTGGATGCACGCGCGGGAGAAGTTGTTCGCCTCGCCGGCGTTCGGCGATGACATCAAGAAGATTGTCCCGATCATCAATCTCGACACCAGCGACTCGGGCATGTTCGACAACGCGCTCGAACTGCTCATGCACACTGGCCGCTCGTTGCCGCACGCGGTGATGATGATGATCCCCGAGGCGTGGCAGAAGCACGAGAGCATGAGCGACACCAAGCGTGCGTTCTACGAGTATCACGCGTGCTTGATGGAACCGTGGGATGGTCCGGCGTCGATCGCCTTCACCGACGGCACCGTGATCGGCGCCGTGCTCGATCGCAACGGACTGCGGCCGTCGCGCTACGTCGTCACCAAGGACGGGCTGGTCGTCATGGCGTCGGAGGTCGGGGTGCTGGACATCCCGCCGCAGGACATCGTGCTGAAGAACCGGCTACAACCCGGCCGCATGTTTCTGGTCGACACCGCGCAAGGCCGCATCGTCGACGACGACGAGCTCAAGGAAAGCATGGCGGCGCGCCAGCCGTATCGTAAATGGCTGGCGCAAAACCTCGTCAAGCTCGATGCGCTACCGGCCGCTGATCCGAAGGCGCTGCCGCCGGCGTGCGACACGGACAGTCTGCTCACTCGCCAGCAGTTGTTCGGCTACACGCTCGAAGACCTGCGCATCCTGATGGCGCCGATGGCACTCAACGGGCAGGAAGCGGTCGGGTCGATGGGCAACGATACGCCGCTCGCCGTACTGTCGGACAAGCCGCAGTTGCTCTTCAACTACTTCAAGCAACTGTTCGCACAGGTCACCAACCCGCCGATCGATCCGATTCGCGAAGAACTGGTGATGTCGCTCAAGTCGACCATCGGTTCGGAGCAGAACCTGTTCGACGAGACAGCGGAGCATTGTCATCAGCTCGAACTCGAAAACCCGGTGATCGGCAACGCCGACCTGGCGCGGATCAAAGCGGTGCGCAACGGCAAGTTGCGCGCGACGACGCTGCCGACTCTCTACAAAGTGCGCGACGGCGGCGCGGGACTGAAAGCCGCCCTCGATGAGTTATGCGCGCGCGCCTCCGCCGCCATCGAGCAGGGCAACACCATCCTCGTCCTCTCCGATCGCGACACCAGCGAAACCCTTGCGGCGATTCCGAGTCTGCTCGCCACCGCCGCGGTGCATCATCATCTCATCCGCGAAGGCACGCGCACCCGCTGCGGGCTCGTGGTCGAGTCGGGCGAGCCGCGGGAAGTGATGCACTTCGCGTTGTTGGTCGGCTACGGCGCCGGCGCGATCAATCCGTACCTCGCGGGCGAAACGCTGATCGACATGGTTCGCAGCGGCCAGCTCAAAGACGTCGCCGAAGCCGTTGCGATCGAGCACTACCTCAAGGCCGCCAACAAGGGGCTGTTGAAGGTGATGACCAAGATGGGGATCTCCACGCTGCAGAGCTATCGCGGCGCGCAGATTTTCGAAGCCATCGGCCTCAATCACGAGCTGATCGATCGCTACTTCACCTGGACCGCATCGCGCATCGAGGGCGTGGGTCTCGACGTCATCGCCAAGGAATGCGAGCTGCGCCATCACCTCGCCTTTGAGGTCTCGCCGTCGTTGGACGGCGATCTCGACGCCGGCGGATTCTACCAGTGGCGCCGGCGCGGCGAGCACCACATGTACAACCCCGAGTCGATCGCCAAGCTGCAGCACGCGACCCGCGCCGGGAACTACAAGATGTTCAAGCAGTACAGCGCGCTGGTGAACGACGAGAGCCAGCGCCTGTGCACCATCCGCGGCCTGCTGCGCTTCAAACCGGGCACGCCGATTCCGCTCGACGAAGTCGAGCCAGCCACCGAGATCGTCAAACGCTTCAAGACCGGCGCGATGTCGCTCGGCTCGATCAGCCGAGAAGCGCACGAGAACCTCGCCATCGCGATGAATCGCATCGGCGGCAAGTCCAACACCGGCGAGGGCGGCGAAGATCCCGTACGCTACCAACGCGATCCCAACGGGGACTTGCGCCGCAGCGCGATCAAGCAAGTCGCCTCCGGCCGCTTCGGCGTGACCAGCTACTACCTCGTCAATTGCGACGAGCTGCAGATCAAGATGGCGCAGGGCGCCAAACCCGGTGAAGGCGGGCAACTGCCGGGTCACAAGGTCGACGAGTACATCGCCAAGATCCGCTACTCGACGCCGGGCGTGGGATTGATTTCGCCGCCGCCGCATCACGACATCTATTCGATCGAGGATCTCGCGCAGCTCATCCACGATCTGAAGAACTCGAACGACCGCGCCCGCATCAGCGTGAAGTTGGTCGCCGAAGTCGGTGTCGGCACCGTCGCCGCCGGCGTCTCGAAAGCCAAGGCGGACGTCGTGTTGATCAGCGGCGATTCCGGCGGCACCGGCGCCTCGCCGCTCACCTCGATCAAGCACGCCGGCATTCCCTGGGAGCTCGGTCTCGCCGAAACCCAGCAAGTGCTGGTGATGAACGATCTGCGCGGCCGCATCCGCGTCGAGACCGACGGCCAACTCAAAACCGGACGCGATGTGGCCGTCGCCGCGCTGCTCGGCGCCGAGGAATTCGGCTTTGCCAGCTCGGCGCTGGTCGCGTCGGGGTGCATCATGATGCGCGTCTGCCACCTCAACACCTGCCCGGTCGGCATCGCGACGCAGGACCCGGTGCTGCGCAAGAAGTTCGAAGGCAAGCCCGAGCATGTCATCAACTTCATGATGTTCATCGCCGAAGAGTTGCGCGAGATCATGGCCGAGTTGGGGTTCCGCAGCGTAGAAGAGATGATCGGACGCGTCGACCAGCTCGACGCCAGCGATACGGTCGATCACTGGAAGGGCAAGGGTGTCGACCTCACCCAAATCCTGCACCGGCCCGAGGCGGGCGCGAACGTCGCGATTCACTGCGTGCAGTCGCAGGATCACGGTTTGGAGCGCGCGCTCGACAATCAGATTATCGAGCTGGCCAAGCCTGCCCTCGAACGCAAAGAGAAGGTCGAGTTCTCGCTGCCGATCCGCAACGTGAACCGCACCGTTGGGACCATGCTGTCGGCAGAGATCTCGCGGCGTCACGGCATCGAGGGCCTGCCGCCGGACACCATCACCATCCATCTCAAAGGTTCGGCTGGCCAAAGCTTCGCGTCGTTTCTCGCCCCCGGCGTGTCGATCACGCTCGAGGGCGACGCCAACGACTACTTTGGCAAAGGGCTCTCGGGCGGGCGCATCGTCATCTTCCCGCCGAAGGAATCCACCTTCGTGCCGGAGGAGAACAGCATCGTCGGCAACGTCTCGCTCTACGGCGCCACCGGCGGCGAAGTGTTCCTGCGGGGCATGGCGGGCGAGCGCTTCGCCGTGCGCAACAGCGGCGTTACGGCGGTTGTCGAAGGCGTCGGCGATCATGGTTGCGAGTACATGACCAAGGGCACCGTGGTCGTGCTCGGCAAGGCCGGCCGCAATTTCGCCGCCGGCATGAGCGGCGGCGTCGCCTACGTGCTCGATGCCGACGGCACGTTTAAAACGCGCTGCAACATGGGCATGGTCGAAATCGATCCGCTCACGCCGCACGACGTCGAGACGTTGCATGCACTCATCCGCCGTCACTACGACTACACCCAGAGCGCGGTGGCGTGGCGGATGCTGTCCGGATGGAAAGAATACGCGCCGCAGTTCGCCAAGGTGATGCCGGTCGAGTACCGCAACATTTTGGCAAAGCAACATCTGAATTCCGACGCCGCCAAGCTGGCCAGCATTTGA
- a CDS encoding Hsp70 family protein, with protein MSFVVGIDLGTTNSVVAFADANAPDPGLRVLGIPQVANAGAVEPRDVLPSFLYLAGAGELAAGALDLPWAKARDFVVGEFAHRRGLEVPGRLVASAKSWLSFAGADRTAAILPWGAADDVAKLSPLEVSTRYLAHIRDGWNHVVAGRDKSARLEAQEVYLAVPASFDPVARELTARAAQDAGLANLTLLEEPQAAVYAWIEAGGDAWRQAVRIGDVILVCDVGGGTTDFSLIAVRDAQGELALERVAVGDHILLGGDNMDLTLAYAVRERLTAAGTALDAWQFRGLMLSCRAAKERLLAAGKETSVPVAILGRGRKVVGGTLRAEITRSEVERTLVEGFFPSCAVSDRPQAQRRTAVQELGLPYASDAAVTRHLAQFLSRHHGATGAALDFARPTAVLFNGGVMRAAGLRTRLADVVNGWLHSVGAPTLRVLTGGDPEHAVARGAAYYGLARRGRGVRIRGGTARAFYLGVETAMPAVPGLRPPIKALCVVPHGIEEGSEVELPKQEFGLVVGEPAEFRFLSSSTRRDDCVGTVVESWTDDIEELPPLDSTLEWEGQEGTTVPVRLQARVSEVGVLELWFVSRDGSRRWKLEFNVRAAST; from the coding sequence ATGTCGTTCGTTGTCGGCATCGACCTCGGCACCACCAACAGCGTCGTTGCGTTCGCGGATGCGAACGCGCCGGATCCGGGACTGCGGGTACTCGGGATTCCGCAAGTCGCTAACGCGGGGGCGGTGGAGCCGCGCGACGTGCTGCCCTCGTTTCTCTATCTCGCCGGGGCGGGGGAGTTGGCCGCCGGGGCGCTCGATCTCCCGTGGGCGAAGGCGCGCGACTTCGTCGTCGGCGAGTTTGCGCATCGCCGCGGCCTCGAAGTGCCCGGTCGTCTGGTGGCGTCGGCCAAGTCGTGGTTGTCGTTTGCCGGTGCCGACCGCACGGCGGCCATCTTGCCGTGGGGCGCTGCGGACGATGTCGCCAAGCTGTCGCCGCTCGAAGTCTCGACGCGCTACCTCGCGCACATCCGCGATGGGTGGAATCACGTCGTGGCCGGGCGCGACAAGAGTGCGCGCCTCGAAGCGCAAGAGGTCTACCTCGCGGTGCCGGCATCGTTCGATCCGGTCGCGCGCGAGCTGACGGCGCGCGCGGCGCAAGACGCGGGGTTGGCGAATCTCACGCTGCTCGAAGAGCCGCAGGCCGCCGTCTACGCGTGGATCGAAGCCGGCGGCGATGCGTGGCGTCAAGCGGTGCGGATCGGCGACGTGATTCTGGTGTGCGACGTCGGTGGCGGAACCACCGACTTCAGCCTGATTGCCGTGCGCGACGCGCAAGGCGAGTTGGCACTCGAACGCGTGGCTGTCGGCGATCACATCTTGCTCGGTGGCGACAACATGGACCTCACGCTCGCGTACGCGGTGCGCGAACGGCTGACCGCCGCCGGCACCGCGCTTGACGCGTGGCAGTTCCGCGGCCTCATGCTGAGTTGCCGCGCCGCGAAGGAGCGCTTGCTGGCGGCGGGCAAAGAGACGTCTGTACCGGTGGCGATCCTCGGGCGCGGCCGCAAGGTGGTCGGCGGCACGTTGCGGGCCGAGATCACGCGCAGCGAGGTCGAACGGACCCTTGTCGAAGGCTTCTTCCCGAGTTGTGCCGTCAGCGATCGGCCGCAAGCGCAGCGTCGCACCGCTGTGCAGGAGTTGGGGCTGCCGTACGCGAGCGATGCGGCGGTGACCCGCCACCTGGCGCAATTTCTGTCTCGTCATCATGGAGCCACCGGCGCTGCGCTCGACTTCGCGCGACCGACGGCGGTGCTCTTCAATGGCGGCGTGATGCGGGCAGCGGGTTTGCGGACACGGCTGGCGGACGTGGTCAATGGGTGGTTGCACAGTGTCGGCGCACCGACGCTACGAGTGCTGACCGGCGGTGATCCTGAACACGCCGTCGCACGCGGCGCAGCGTACTACGGTCTGGCGCGGCGCGGCCGTGGCGTGCGCATTCGCGGTGGCACCGCGCGGGCGTTCTATCTCGGCGTCGAGACCGCGATGCCGGCGGTGCCGGGCCTGCGGCCGCCGATCAAAGCGTTGTGCGTGGTCCCGCACGGGATCGAAGAAGGCAGCGAGGTCGAATTGCCGAAGCAAGAATTCGGTCTGGTGGTGGGCGAGCCGGCGGAGTTTCGCTTCCTCAGTTCGTCGACGCGCCGCGACGACTGCGTCGGCACGGTCGTCGAATCGTGGACCGACGATATCGAGGAGCTACCGCCGCTCGACAGCACGCTCGAATGGGAAGGACAGGAGGGCACCACCGTGCCGGTGCGATTGCAGGCGCGCGTCAGTGAAGTCGGCGTGCTGGAGTTATGGTTTGTCAGTCGTGACGGCAGTCGGCGGTGGAAGCTCGAATTCAACGTCCGCGCCGCATCAACATAA
- a CDS encoding Lrp/AsnC family transcriptional regulator — protein sequence MKLGSEKVDLDATDLHILSILQDDCKLPLAKVGEQVGLSAPSVIERVKKLEESGVILDYRAILDARKIGRDVTGFIGVDISHPKLIAAFEGVVSAFEELLECHHVTGQHTLLLKAKTNNTASLEDLIRKIRSIEGVTRTETMVVLSTHTERTQISLPVQKENESKRVRRNGERHPTNLKRASS from the coding sequence ATGAAACTCGGCTCGGAAAAAGTGGACCTCGACGCCACTGACCTCCACATCCTCAGTATCCTGCAGGATGACTGCAAGCTGCCGCTCGCCAAAGTCGGCGAGCAGGTGGGGCTGTCGGCGCCGTCGGTCATTGAGCGCGTCAAGAAGCTCGAAGAGAGCGGGGTCATCCTCGACTATCGCGCGATCCTCGACGCGCGCAAGATCGGCAGGGACGTCACCGGTTTCATCGGCGTCGACATCAGTCATCCCAAACTGATCGCGGCGTTCGAGGGCGTGGTGTCGGCGTTCGAGGAACTGCTCGAATGCCACCACGTCACCGGCCAACACACGCTGCTGCTGAAGGCGAAGACGAACAACACGGCCTCGCTTGAGGACCTGATCCGCAAGATTCGTTCGATCGAAGGTGTGACGCGCACCGAGACGATGGTCGTGTTGTCGACGCACACCGAGCGCACGCAGATATCGCTGCCGGTGCAGAAGGAGAACGAGAGCAAGCGGGTGCGCCGCAACGGCGAGCGCCATCCGACGAATCTGAAGAGGGCGTCATCATGA